The following proteins come from a genomic window of bacterium:
- a CDS encoding aminotransferase class I/II-fold pyridoxal phosphate-dependent enzyme, giving the protein MAKPSVAVESMSRSGIREIMELAWTVEEVVHLEVGEPNFATPDHVVEAAHRAAVDGFTRYTPNAGIPELREVLAGKVRDRNGIETTADQIVVTPGAVVGLYSTLAAVTDPGAEVLLSDPSWPNYHLMMALQGITPRLFPLSAEDDFIPNAARIEPYITDRTKVLLLNSPGNPSGATTTREALMELLELARAHDLWVLSDEVYDEIWFDDPHVSAGPLDPDGRVVTFFSFSKTYAMTGWRVGYLVTPPDLTENVIKTQEPISSCVNAPAQKAAVAAITGPQDMVPVMRNAYRRRRDRVVDLLEREGIPHVRPTGAFYLMADVSGSGLSGLEFARRLVLERGVAVVPGDTFGPGSTAYVRLSLATATEPLLEGVTRLATAIKEWGA; this is encoded by the coding sequence ATGGCCAAGCCGTCCGTAGCCGTGGAGTCGATGAGCCGGTCAGGCATCCGGGAGATCATGGAGTTGGCCTGGACGGTCGAGGAGGTCGTCCACTTGGAGGTCGGCGAGCCCAACTTCGCCACCCCCGACCACGTCGTGGAGGCCGCCCATCGAGCAGCCGTGGACGGATTCACCCGGTACACGCCGAACGCCGGGATCCCGGAACTGAGGGAGGTGCTGGCCGGGAAGGTACGGGACCGTAACGGCATCGAAACCACGGCCGACCAGATCGTGGTGACGCCCGGCGCGGTGGTCGGCCTCTACAGCACCCTGGCCGCGGTTACCGATCCAGGCGCCGAGGTGCTGCTGAGCGATCCCAGCTGGCCCAACTACCACCTGATGATGGCCTTGCAAGGGATCACTCCCCGCCTGTTCCCGCTGTCGGCGGAGGACGACTTCATCCCGAACGCCGCCCGGATCGAGCCCTACATCACCGACCGCACCAAGGTGTTGCTGCTGAACTCGCCCGGCAACCCGTCCGGCGCCACCACCACCCGGGAGGCACTGATGGAGCTGCTTGAGCTCGCCCGGGCCCATGACCTGTGGGTGCTGTCGGACGAGGTGTATGACGAGATCTGGTTCGATGACCCGCACGTTTCCGCCGGCCCCCTCGACCCGGACGGCCGGGTGGTGACCTTCTTCAGCTTCTCCAAGACCTACGCGATGACCGGCTGGCGCGTCGGCTACCTGGTCACCCCGCCCGACCTGACCGAGAACGTGATCAAGACCCAGGAACCGATCTCGTCCTGTGTCAACGCCCCCGCCCAGAAGGCAGCCGTGGCCGCCATCACCGGTCCCCAGGACATGGTGCCCGTCATGCGGAACGCCTACCGGCGGCGCCGCGACCGGGTCGTGGACCTACTCGAGCGCGAAGGTATCCCCCACGTCCGCCCCACCGGCGCCTTCTACCTCATGGCCGACGTCAGCGGAAGCGGCCTGAGCGGGCTGGAATTCGCCCGCCGCCTGGTGCTGGAACGGGGCGTGGCGGTGGTCCCCGGCGACACGTTCGGCCCCGGGAGCACCGCCTACGTGCGCCTGTCACTGGCCACCGCCACCGAACCCCTCCTGGAAGGCGTAACCCGCCTGGCCACGGCCATCAAGGAGTGGGGCGCCTGA
- a CDS encoding acetamidase/formamidase family protein, which yields MSGPAATGLRSAGLRRVARDRTHFEFDASLAPAITVAQGESILVETEDAHSGTITGPEVVYETLEDVMDRIGGANPVTGPIAIEGVRAGDCVEVHIEHVAGAPVTGFGYMTTTPTLHPSLTAETVICHRIGDRVEIPTARGPVTVPYRPFVGTLGVAPAGDPVLSFRQGAEFLGNVDLPEVMAGATVVLRAGVDGGMVSLGDAHLAQGDAEIHRSAIECQADVTLRFGRSDPARAGFCGLPQVNTATEWASVAPGPGHLEDLVRAAYDDLARRMRHTGRFSLAEAYRLLGAAGTVRVGQVVPPVYSALAKIERRYVEEVAPWPSRP from the coding sequence CTGAGCGGTCCGGCCGCGACGGGGCTTCGGAGCGCCGGTCTCCGGCGGGTCGCCCGTGATCGGACCCATTTCGAGTTCGATGCCTCGCTCGCGCCCGCCATCACGGTGGCGCAGGGCGAATCGATCCTGGTCGAGACCGAGGACGCCCACAGCGGAACCATCACCGGGCCCGAGGTGGTCTACGAGACGCTCGAAGACGTGATGGACCGCATCGGCGGCGCCAACCCGGTGACCGGACCGATCGCCATCGAAGGCGTGCGCGCCGGGGATTGCGTGGAGGTGCACATCGAACACGTCGCAGGCGCCCCCGTCACCGGCTTCGGGTACATGACGACCACGCCCACCCTCCACCCGTCCCTCACCGCGGAGACCGTCATCTGCCACCGCATCGGCGACCGGGTGGAGATCCCGACCGCTCGGGGACCGGTGACCGTTCCGTACCGGCCCTTCGTCGGCACGCTGGGGGTGGCGCCCGCCGGTGACCCGGTCCTGTCATTCCGGCAGGGCGCGGAGTTCCTGGGCAACGTCGACCTGCCGGAGGTGATGGCAGGCGCCACCGTTGTCCTGAGGGCGGGGGTGGACGGCGGCATGGTGTCCCTGGGAGACGCCCATCTCGCGCAGGGAGACGCTGAGATCCACCGCTCGGCCATCGAATGCCAGGCCGACGTCACGCTCCGCTTCGGGCGCAGCGATCCGGCCCGGGCGGGGTTCTGCGGCCTGCCCCAGGTGAATACCGCTACCGAATGGGCCAGTGTGGCCCCCGGACCCGGCCATCTGGAGGATCTGGTCCGGGCGGCCTACGACGATCTTGCCCGCCGGATGCGCCATACGGGCCGTTTTTCACTGGCCGAGGCCTACCGCCTGCTGGGTGCGGCCGGTACCGTTCGGGTGGGCCAGGTGGTACCGCCGGTCTACTCTGCCCTGGCAAAGATCGAACGTCGCTACGTGGAGGAGGTTGCCCCATGGCCAAGCCGTCCGTAG
- a CDS encoding ATP-binding cassette domain-containing protein codes for MPSVSPPAAANGSHEVALAVRDLVKTFLVGGGVFGGEKGEVSAVAGVSFEIGAGRTLGLVGESGCGKSTTARSILRLIEPTSGEVVLTRPLDGGGSERIDVIAADRRQLRELRRHMQIVFQDPFASLNPRMSVGTAIGELLHVHTSLTRKERGDRVGELLSLVGMNPNVADRYPHEFSGGQRQRIGVARALALNPGFLILDEPVSALDVSIQAQVLNLLEELQDRLGLTYLFIAHDLAVVRHICDDTAVMYLGKIVEQTSTDRLFTAPMHPYTQALLSAVPTPNPKVQRQRSRILLEGDVPSPLNPPPGCRFHTRCPIGRDKEICRAEEPALKEEAPGHLVACHFAEAKAII; via the coding sequence ATGCCTTCCGTCTCCCCGCCCGCCGCCGCCAACGGCAGCCACGAGGTAGCTCTTGCGGTCCGGGATCTGGTCAAGACATTCCTAGTGGGAGGCGGCGTCTTCGGTGGCGAGAAGGGAGAAGTGTCGGCGGTGGCCGGCGTCTCCTTCGAGATCGGCGCCGGGCGGACCCTCGGTCTGGTCGGCGAGTCGGGATGCGGCAAGTCGACAACCGCCCGTAGCATCCTGCGCCTCATCGAGCCCACGTCGGGTGAGGTGGTTCTCACCCGTCCGCTCGACGGGGGAGGCAGCGAGCGGATAGACGTCATCGCGGCGGACCGCAGGCAGTTGCGGGAACTGCGCCGCCACATGCAGATCGTCTTCCAGGACCCATTCGCGTCGCTCAATCCCCGCATGTCGGTGGGGACAGCGATCGGTGAGTTGCTCCATGTCCACACCTCTCTCACCAGGAAGGAGCGGGGCGACCGGGTGGGCGAGCTGCTCTCGCTGGTGGGGATGAACCCCAACGTCGCCGACCGCTACCCCCACGAGTTCTCGGGCGGGCAGCGGCAGCGGATCGGCGTGGCCCGGGCCCTGGCGCTCAATCCGGGCTTCCTGATCCTGGACGAGCCGGTCTCGGCCCTGGACGTCTCCATCCAGGCTCAGGTCCTCAACCTCCTCGAGGAACTGCAGGACCGGCTGGGGTTGACCTACCTCTTCATCGCCCACGACCTGGCGGTGGTTCGTCACATCTGCGACGACACCGCGGTCATGTACCTGGGCAAGATCGTGGAGCAGACCAGCACCGACCGCCTGTTCACGGCGCCCATGCACCCCTACACCCAGGCGCTCCTGTCGGCAGTGCCCACGCCCAACCCGAAGGTCCAGCGGCAACGCTCCAGGATCCTGCTGGAGGGTGATGTACCCAGCCCGCTCAACCCACCGCCCGGGTGCCGGTTCCACACCCGATGCCCGATCGGGAGGGATAAGGAGATCTGCCGGGCGGAGGAGCCGGCCCTGAAGGAGGAGGCGCCCGGCCACCTGGTGGCCTGCCACTTCGCCGAAGCCAAGGCCATCATCTGA
- a CDS encoding pyridoxamine 5'-phosphate oxidase family protein, which produces MAEDFRGKLGGLEGEEFDAFLEGSYLARVACLTPDGAPYVIPLWYQWDGEAMWFVGRQRAVWCEYMKADPRVSVVVDAPHSEPDEMGRSVEIPKVIMQGMAEIVEEPNVGGHWVEVAKEMSYRYLGPNGPEYLTGTINQPRWLIKVVPSEVTSWQGVGWARRYWVEGTGGASYDEAHGR; this is translated from the coding sequence ATGGCCGAGGATTTTCGGGGGAAACTGGGGGGACTGGAAGGCGAGGAGTTCGATGCCTTTCTGGAGGGTAGCTACCTGGCCCGGGTGGCCTGCCTGACGCCCGATGGCGCCCCGTACGTCATTCCCCTCTGGTACCAGTGGGACGGCGAGGCGATGTGGTTCGTGGGTCGCCAGCGGGCGGTGTGGTGCGAGTACATGAAGGCCGACCCGCGGGTCTCCGTAGTGGTGGATGCCCCCCACAGCGAGCCGGACGAGATGGGCCGGAGCGTCGAGATTCCCAAGGTGATCATGCAGGGCATGGCCGAGATCGTCGAGGAACCCAATGTCGGTGGCCACTGGGTGGAGGTCGCCAAGGAGATGTCCTACCGGTACCTTGGCCCCAACGGTCCGGAATACCTGACCGGCACCATCAACCAGCCCCGCTGGCTGATCAAGGTGGTGCCCAGCGAGGTCACGAGCTGGCAGGGAGTGGGCTGGGCCCGCCGCTACTGGGTCGAGGGCACGGGCGGCGCCAGCTACGACGAGGCCCACGGCAGGTAA
- a CDS encoding alpha/beta fold hydrolase, translating into MPFASLPTGIDMYYEVEGTGDPLLLIMGTAADHSTWAGQVAAYRDDYTVITYDARGTGQTTRPADPTTYSMRVLGDDAAALLDHLGIERAHVSGLSLGSATAQELTINHPSKVASVQLHCTWGYSDEWFIRMIDTNELPVLHEDYAMYIRTALLWVASPHFINERPDDVAAFERGFIFENPHPPSRDGMLGHFHADKTHDTLDRLHLIRVPTLITSGEVDWQVPTRYGLEVQRRIPGSTMHVFTGPASSHIAFYEMADEWNEFTLGWLKRLG; encoded by the coding sequence GTGCCGTTCGCATCGTTACCGACCGGAATCGACATGTACTACGAGGTGGAGGGAACCGGCGACCCGTTGCTGCTCATCATGGGCACCGCCGCCGACCACTCAACCTGGGCGGGGCAGGTGGCGGCATACCGCGACGACTACACGGTGATCACCTATGACGCCAGAGGCACCGGCCAGACCACCCGGCCCGCGGATCCCACCACCTACTCGATGCGGGTACTGGGCGATGACGCGGCCGCCCTGCTGGACCACCTCGGTATCGAGCGGGCCCACGTATCGGGGCTCTCGCTGGGGAGCGCCACCGCCCAGGAACTGACCATCAACCATCCGTCCAAGGTGGCTTCGGTGCAGCTCCATTGCACGTGGGGCTATTCGGACGAGTGGTTCATCAGGATGATCGACACCAACGAACTCCCCGTGCTCCACGAGGACTACGCCATGTACATCCGTACGGCGCTGCTGTGGGTGGCCAGCCCTCACTTCATCAACGAGCGCCCCGACGACGTGGCCGCCTTCGAGCGGGGGTTCATCTTCGAGAACCCCCATCCGCCCAGCCGCGACGGGATGCTGGGGCACTTCCACGCCGACAAGACCCACGACACGCTCGACCGGCTGCACCTGATCCGGGTACCCACCCTGATCACCTCGGGCGAGGTGGACTGGCAGGTACCCACCCGCTACGGGCTAGAGGTCCAGAGGCGGATCCCAGGCTCGACCATGCATGTGTTCACCGGCCCCGCGTCGAGCCATATCGCCTTCTACGAGATGGCCGACGAGTGGAACGAATTCACTCTCGGTTGGTTGAAGCGCCTCGGCTGA
- a CDS encoding alcohol dehydrogenase catalytic domain-containing protein — MPSDMRVLVFDGPHRFHIETRPRPVPGPGEVRLRMAHVGICGSDLHGYTGESGRRLPGMIMGHEASGWVEARGPGVDGPEVGTPVTFNPSLPCDGACGHVLENHCAALRVIGVTPDIQGAFADAIVVPAARVVPLGELSMLWGAGVEPMAVALQATRRAGVRPGQDVLVVGGGMIGQSIAQTCRLEGAASVSVSDPMPSRRTLARAGGFRDLEPGQVDEAGPFDVSFDAVGITATAYAAIQNIPKAAVACFVGLGLPEVSIPLFDVVVSERMVVGSFCYPDAVFEEAAGHLAAGRLDLDRLIGSEESFEDTARAFEDLATGARTDAKIMMSTGLGPPTDV; from the coding sequence GTGCCAAGCGACATGCGGGTCCTGGTGTTCGACGGACCCCATCGGTTCCACATCGAGACCCGGCCTCGCCCGGTTCCCGGACCAGGCGAGGTCCGGCTCCGGATGGCCCACGTGGGTATCTGCGGATCCGACCTGCACGGCTACACCGGCGAATCGGGACGGCGGCTTCCCGGCATGATCATGGGTCACGAGGCGAGCGGTTGGGTCGAGGCTCGGGGCCCGGGGGTCGACGGTCCGGAGGTCGGCACGCCGGTCACGTTCAACCCCAGCCTGCCATGCGACGGGGCCTGCGGACACGTGCTCGAGAACCACTGCGCGGCCCTGAGGGTGATCGGCGTGACGCCCGACATCCAGGGCGCCTTCGCCGATGCGATCGTGGTCCCCGCCGCCCGGGTGGTGCCGCTGGGCGAGCTGAGCATGCTGTGGGGCGCGGGCGTGGAGCCCATGGCGGTGGCCCTCCAGGCCACCCGCCGGGCGGGTGTCCGGCCCGGCCAGGACGTTCTCGTGGTCGGAGGAGGGATGATCGGCCAGTCCATCGCCCAGACCTGCCGCCTGGAAGGAGCCGCCTCGGTGAGCGTGTCGGATCCCATGCCCTCCCGGCGGACGCTGGCCCGGGCCGGAGGCTTCAGGGATCTCGAACCCGGCCAGGTCGACGAGGCCGGCCCGTTCGATGTCTCCTTCGACGCGGTGGGGATCACCGCCACCGCCTACGCCGCCATCCAGAACATCCCAAAGGCGGCAGTGGCCTGCTTCGTGGGGCTGGGGCTTCCCGAGGTGAGCATCCCGCTCTTCGACGTGGTGGTCAGCGAGCGGATGGTCGTGGGCAGCTTCTGCTATCCGGACGCCGTGTTCGAGGAGGCCGCCGGCCACCTCGCCGCCGGGCGCTTGGATCTCGACCGGCTGATCGGGAGCGAGGAGAGCTTCGAGGACACCGCCCGCGCCTTCGAGGACCTGGCCACGGGAGCTCGTACCGATGCCAAGATCATGATGTCCACAGGCCTCGGCCCACCCACCGACGTATAG
- a CDS encoding amidase: protein MRPRAIARIARQLREGATTSVEITGRTLDAIDQINDRLNAFVLVDREGAMRAAEQADRVLNSGKGAGPLTGVPVAIKDIIHMRGLPTRCGSPAYPDTPRDHDAAVVGRLREAGAVMVGKTTTHELACGVSSPPATNPWDTARLPGGSSGGSGAAVAAGVVPMALGSDTGGSIRIPASVCGIAGLKPTFGRVSRAGVETLAWSLDHIGPLAATVEDCATTLQILAGHDPADPPTEPTPPPDYSAELGRGVDGLRLGIMATPPFTPMQEDVERAFRDAVEHLEGLGADVVPVDVPELVFTLDTEFSIVGPEAAAYHRRLLRESPELISPDIRELFTIGTILPSTHYLRGLGARRVIREALRRAFARDRLDAAITPTLPATAALADQEMIDYGEMEEGVITSYVRTTAPFNLSGQPALTVPCGFDRDGLPIGLQIAGRPFDEVMVLRIGAAYEATTTWSDHRPPVRVDG from the coding sequence GTGAGACCCCGCGCCATAGCACGGATCGCACGGCAACTCCGGGAGGGCGCCACCACCTCCGTGGAGATCACCGGGCGCACGCTCGATGCCATCGATCAGATCAACGACCGGCTCAACGCGTTCGTGCTCGTGGACCGGGAGGGAGCGATGCGGGCCGCCGAGCAGGCCGACCGGGTCCTGAATTCGGGAAAGGGGGCCGGGCCGCTGACCGGAGTCCCGGTCGCCATCAAGGACATCATCCACATGAGGGGCCTTCCCACCCGATGCGGATCGCCTGCCTATCCCGACACGCCCCGCGACCACGACGCGGCCGTCGTCGGCAGGCTGCGCGAGGCGGGCGCGGTGATGGTCGGCAAGACGACCACCCATGAGTTGGCCTGCGGCGTCTCCAGCCCTCCGGCCACCAATCCCTGGGACACCGCCCGCCTGCCGGGCGGGTCCAGCGGTGGATCCGGCGCGGCCGTGGCCGCCGGAGTAGTGCCGATGGCGCTCGGAAGCGACACGGGCGGATCGATCAGGATTCCCGCGTCGGTCTGCGGGATCGCCGGCCTGAAGCCGACCTTCGGGAGGGTGTCCCGCGCCGGAGTCGAGACCCTGGCCTGGTCCCTGGACCACATCGGACCGCTGGCCGCCACCGTGGAGGACTGCGCCACCACGCTCCAGATCCTGGCGGGCCACGATCCGGCCGATCCTCCGACCGAGCCCACTCCCCCACCCGACTACTCCGCGGAGCTGGGCCGTGGGGTGGACGGGCTGCGGCTCGGCATCATGGCGACGCCGCCCTTCACCCCGATGCAGGAAGACGTGGAGCGGGCGTTCCGCGATGCGGTCGAGCACCTGGAAGGGCTCGGGGCCGACGTGGTTCCCGTCGACGTCCCGGAACTGGTCTTCACCCTTGACACCGAGTTCTCCATCGTCGGACCCGAGGCCGCCGCCTACCACCGTCGGCTGCTCCGGGAGTCGCCGGAACTGATCTCTCCGGACATCCGCGAGCTGTTCACCATCGGCACGATCCTGCCGTCGACCCACTACCTCAGGGGCCTCGGCGCCCGCCGGGTCATCCGTGAAGCCCTGCGGCGGGCGTTCGCCCGGGACCGGCTGGACGCAGCGATAACCCCCACCCTGCCCGCTACGGCCGCCCTTGCCGACCAGGAGATGATCGACTACGGGGAGATGGAGGAGGGCGTGATCACTTCTTACGTGCGTACGACCGCCCCCTTCAACCTGAGCGGCCAGCCTGCGCTCACCGTCCCGTGCGGGTTCGATCGGGACGGCCTACCGATCGGCCTCCAGATCGCCGGGCGTCCTTTCGATGAGGTCATGGTCCTTCGGATCGGCGCCGCCTACGAGGCGACCACGACCTGGTCGGACCACCGGCCGCCGGTCCGGGTAGACGGCTAG